In Streptomyces sp. P3, one DNA window encodes the following:
- a CDS encoding ferritin-like domain-containing protein yields the protein MSGETGAELTALQAVLAAEHAAVYGYGVVGGRVGEGRSTEARAAYDAHRARRDALAREVRGLGAEPVAASAGYALPFPVADSATAVRLAADLEDRVAGVYSDLVRAAAGTRRREAAGALREAAVRAARWRGGSVAFPGLAEQNGTDPATGPASAAAVDAAAGATAR from the coding sequence ATGAGCGGGGAGACGGGCGCGGAGCTGACGGCGCTGCAGGCGGTGCTGGCCGCGGAGCATGCCGCCGTGTACGGCTACGGGGTGGTCGGCGGCCGCGTCGGCGAGGGCCGGAGCACCGAGGCGCGGGCGGCCTACGACGCGCACCGGGCGCGGCGGGACGCGCTGGCGCGCGAGGTGCGCGGTCTGGGCGCCGAGCCGGTCGCCGCGAGCGCCGGCTACGCGCTGCCGTTCCCGGTGGCGGACTCCGCGACTGCGGTACGGCTCGCCGCCGATCTGGAGGATCGGGTGGCCGGGGTGTACTCCGACCTGGTGCGGGCAGCCGCCGGGACACGGAGGCGGGAGGCCGCGGGGGCGTTGCGGGAGGCGGCGGTCCGCGCGGCGCGCTGGCGGGGCGGGAGCGTAGCCTTCCCAGGACTCGCCGAGCAGAACGGTACGGATCCGGCCACGGGCCCGGCGTCCGCGGCGGCTGTGGACGCGGCGGCGGGAGCGACCGCGCGTTAG
- a CDS encoding aminoglycoside phosphotransferase family protein has product MAFEPPQRLVRALGETAPDGDGWLETLPETARQAVALRELTVDRVQAPGGRSSLVVLVRRADGSPAVLKLAPPRFRPEAERAALTHWDGLGAVQLLDGPTTPGALLLERLHPDVSVRSLPEAKALLEAAGTLRRLWVQPPAGHPFETVAERTGRQAEAMRASVSAEPDVAALVDAALAAREGLLAAPPEHLLLHGTFRQSKVLAGERMPWLAVGPDPVAGERAFDLARLVRDRVEDLIASPSGAATTRRRVKRLAESLELDQERVRGWTLFRAVESGVRALRVGRRTDAELLLEFAGWL; this is encoded by the coding sequence ATGGCTTTCGAACCGCCTCAGCGTCTGGTCCGAGCGCTCGGTGAGACGGCACCGGACGGTGACGGCTGGTTGGAGACCCTGCCGGAGACGGCCCGGCAGGCCGTCGCTCTGCGCGAGTTGACCGTCGACCGGGTGCAGGCGCCGGGCGGCCGGAGCAGCCTCGTCGTGCTGGTGCGGCGGGCGGACGGGTCGCCGGCCGTGCTGAAGCTGGCCCCGCCCCGGTTCCGGCCCGAGGCCGAGCGGGCCGCGCTGACGCACTGGGACGGCCTGGGCGCCGTCCAGCTGCTGGACGGGCCGACGACACCGGGGGCGCTGCTTCTCGAGCGGCTGCACCCCGACGTGTCCGTGCGGTCCCTGCCCGAGGCGAAGGCGCTGCTGGAGGCGGCCGGGACACTGCGGCGGCTGTGGGTGCAGCCCCCGGCCGGCCATCCCTTCGAGACCGTCGCCGAACGCACCGGGCGGCAGGCGGAGGCCATGCGGGCGAGCGTCTCGGCCGAGCCCGACGTGGCCGCCCTGGTGGACGCGGCGCTCGCCGCACGCGAGGGCCTGCTGGCCGCGCCGCCCGAGCATCTGTTGCTGCACGGGACGTTCCGGCAGAGCAAGGTGCTGGCGGGTGAGCGGATGCCGTGGCTCGCGGTGGGGCCGGACCCGGTGGCCGGCGAGCGCGCGTTCGATCTCGCTCGGCTGGTGCGGGACCGGGTGGAGGATCTGATCGCGTCGCCGTCCGGGGCGGCGACGACCCGCCGACGGGTGAAGCGGCTCGCGGAGTCGCTGGAGCTGGACCAGGAGCGGGTGCGGGGCTGGACGCTGTTCCGGGCGGTGGAGTCGGGCGTGCGCGCACTGCGGGTGGGACGCCGCACGGACGCGGAGTTGCTGCTGGAGTTCGCCGGCTGGCTCTAG
- a CDS encoding proline--tRNA ligase, whose protein sequence is MANAPVQRMSQLMAKTLRDDPADAEVLSHKLLVRAGYVRRTAAGIWSWLPLGKKVLANVERIVREEMDAIGAQEVSLPALLPREPYEATGRWDEYGAELFRLQDRRGGDYLLGPTHEEIFTLIVKDQASSYKDLPVILYQIQTKFRDEARPRAGILRGREFLMKDSYSFDTEDEGLAHSYALHRQAYQKVFERLGLDYRICAATAGAMGGSKSEEFLAPAGAGEDTFADCPNCDFAANTEAITYELKPVDADGVPALEEIPTPDTPTIETLAAHLGVPASATLKNLLVKVDGEIVAVGVPGDREVDLGKVEAHFAPAAVELVTAEDFVGRPDLVRGYVGPQGLGEKVTYIADPRVAPGTSWITGANKEGTHAKNVVAGRDFEVGAYVDVVVVQEGDPCPKCGTGLHLDRAIEIGHIFQLGRKYADALKLDVLGQNGKPVRVTMGSYGIGVSRAVAALAEQTADDKGLCWPAEVAPADVHVVAAGKALQTELALEVSEKLRAAGLRVLVDDRAGVSPGVKFTDSELMGVPKILVAGRRSAEGVLELKDRRSGEREELTVDEAITRLTV, encoded by the coding sequence ATGGCCAACGCACCGGTCCAGCGCATGTCCCAGTTGATGGCGAAGACGCTGCGCGACGACCCGGCGGACGCCGAAGTCCTCAGCCACAAGCTCCTCGTCCGGGCGGGCTACGTCCGCCGCACCGCCGCCGGAATCTGGTCCTGGCTGCCGCTCGGCAAGAAGGTCCTCGCGAACGTGGAGCGCATCGTCCGCGAGGAGATGGACGCCATCGGCGCCCAGGAGGTCAGCCTCCCCGCGCTGCTGCCCCGCGAGCCCTACGAGGCGACCGGCCGCTGGGACGAGTACGGTGCCGAGCTGTTCCGCCTTCAGGACCGCAGGGGCGGCGACTACCTTCTCGGTCCGACCCACGAGGAGATCTTCACGCTGATCGTGAAGGACCAGGCGTCCTCCTACAAGGACCTGCCGGTCATCCTCTACCAGATCCAGACGAAGTTCCGTGACGAGGCCCGCCCCCGGGCCGGCATCCTGCGCGGCCGCGAGTTCCTCATGAAGGACTCCTACTCCTTCGACACCGAGGACGAGGGCTTGGCCCACTCGTACGCGCTGCACCGCCAGGCCTACCAGAAGGTGTTCGAGCGTCTCGGCCTCGACTACCGCATCTGCGCCGCCACCGCGGGCGCCATGGGCGGCTCGAAGTCGGAGGAGTTCCTGGCCCCGGCCGGCGCCGGCGAGGACACCTTCGCCGACTGCCCCAACTGCGACTTCGCGGCCAACACCGAGGCGATCACCTACGAGCTGAAGCCGGTCGACGCCGACGGCGTGCCCGCGCTCGAGGAGATCCCCACCCCGGACACCCCCACCATCGAGACCCTCGCCGCCCACCTCGGCGTGCCGGCCTCCGCGACCCTGAAGAACCTTCTGGTGAAGGTGGACGGCGAGATCGTCGCCGTCGGCGTGCCCGGCGACCGCGAGGTCGACCTCGGCAAGGTCGAGGCGCACTTCGCCCCGGCCGCCGTCGAACTCGTCACCGCCGAGGACTTCGTGGGCCGCCCCGACCTGGTCCGCGGCTACGTCGGTCCGCAGGGCCTGGGCGAGAAGGTCACGTACATCGCCGACCCGCGGGTGGCCCCCGGCACCTCCTGGATCACCGGCGCCAACAAGGAGGGCACGCACGCGAAGAACGTCGTCGCGGGCCGAGACTTCGAGGTCGGCGCGTACGTCGACGTCGTCGTCGTCCAGGAGGGCGACCCCTGCCCGAAGTGCGGCACCGGCCTCCACCTGGACCGCGCCATCGAGATCGGCCACATCTTCCAGCTGGGCCGCAAGTACGCCGACGCCCTCAAGCTCGACGTCCTCGGCCAGAACGGCAAGCCGGTCCGGGTGACCATGGGCTCGTACGGCATCGGCGTCTCCCGCGCGGTCGCCGCCCTCGCCGAGCAGACCGCCGACGACAAGGGTCTGTGCTGGCCCGCCGAGGTCGCCCCGGCCGACGTGCACGTCGTCGCCGCGGGCAAGGCCCTGCAGACCGAGCTGGCGCTCGAGGTGTCGGAGAAGCTGCGCGCGGCCGGTCTGCGCGTCCTGGTCGACGACCGGGCCGGCGTCTCCCCGGGCGTGAAGTTCACCGACTCCGAGCTGATGGGCGTGCCGAAGATCCTGGTGGCGGGCCGCCGCTCCGCCGAGGGCGTCCTGGAGCTGAAGGACCGCAGGAGCGGCGAGCGCGAGGAGCTCACGGTGGACGAGGCGATCACCCGCCTCACCGTGTGA
- a CDS encoding GNAT family N-acetyltransferase, translated as MDLAIGPLDLPAHVDEALAVQAVAFGLGPDEVAVRRQIVLRHMTSPGARAFGATTPEGRLIGFVYGMPNDRTHWWSTVVQPYLRARNNEYWLDDSFVITELHVHPAFQNRGAGRALITTITDTATEPRSILSAIDTESPARALYRSLGYRDLAGRVLFPSAPRPYAVMGAPLPLLRR; from the coding sequence ATGGACCTCGCCATCGGCCCCCTGGACCTTCCCGCCCACGTGGACGAGGCCCTGGCCGTCCAGGCAGTCGCCTTCGGGCTGGGGCCGGACGAAGTGGCTGTCAGACGGCAGATCGTCCTGCGCCACATGACCAGCCCGGGGGCACGGGCCTTCGGTGCGACGACCCCCGAGGGCCGGCTGATCGGCTTCGTCTACGGCATGCCGAACGACCGCACCCACTGGTGGTCCACCGTCGTCCAGCCCTACCTGCGAGCCCGGAACAACGAGTACTGGCTGGACGACTCCTTCGTGATCACGGAGCTCCACGTCCACCCCGCCTTCCAGAACCGCGGCGCGGGCCGGGCCCTGATCACCACGATCACCGACACCGCGACCGAGCCCCGCTCGATCCTCTCCGCGATCGACACCGAGAGCCCCGCCCGCGCCCTCTACCGCTCCCTCGGGTACCGCGACCTGGCCGGCCGGGTCCTGTTCCCGAGCGCCCCCCGGCCGTACGCGGTGATGGGCGCCCCGCTGCCTCTCCTGCGCCGCTGA
- a CDS encoding GNAT family N-acetyltransferase, whose amino-acid sequence MLTQTTSRVLEPSDLDAALAVLDREPVANAFVTSRVQVAGLDPWRLGGEMWGWYEDGMLTSLCYAGANLVPICATPRAVRAFADRARRAGRRCSSIVGPTEATTRLWRFLEPHWGPAREVRTRQPLMVTDRMPADIAPDPYVRRIRKDEMDTIMPACVAMFTEEVGVSPMAGDGGLLYQARVAELVGSGRSFARLDDRGKVVFKAEIGAATPQACQIQGVWVAPEYRGRGFAAPGMAAILRYALADVAPVASLYVNDFNTAARRTYTKVGFQEVGAFTSVLF is encoded by the coding sequence GTGTTGACCCAGACGACCTCCCGGGTCCTCGAACCGAGCGACCTGGACGCCGCGCTCGCCGTCCTCGACCGCGAGCCGGTCGCCAACGCCTTCGTGACGTCCCGCGTCCAGGTCGCGGGCCTGGACCCGTGGCGGCTCGGCGGCGAGATGTGGGGCTGGTACGAGGACGGCATGCTGACGTCCCTGTGCTACGCGGGCGCCAACCTCGTCCCGATCTGCGCCACCCCCCGCGCCGTGCGCGCCTTCGCCGACCGCGCCCGCCGCGCGGGCCGGCGCTGCTCCTCGATCGTCGGCCCCACCGAGGCGACGACCCGCCTCTGGCGCTTCCTCGAACCCCACTGGGGCCCGGCCCGCGAGGTCCGCACCCGCCAGCCCCTCATGGTCACCGACCGCATGCCCGCCGACATCGCCCCGGACCCCTACGTCCGCCGCATCCGCAAGGACGAGATGGACACGATCATGCCGGCGTGCGTGGCGATGTTCACCGAAGAGGTCGGTGTCTCCCCGATGGCCGGTGACGGCGGTCTGCTCTACCAGGCCCGCGTCGCCGAACTCGTCGGCTCCGGCCGCTCGTTCGCCCGCCTCGACGACCGGGGCAAGGTCGTCTTCAAGGCCGAGATCGGCGCGGCGACCCCTCAGGCCTGCCAGATCCAGGGCGTGTGGGTGGCACCCGAGTACCGCGGCCGGGGATTCGCCGCCCCCGGCATGGCCGCGATCCTGCGCTACGCCCTGGCGGACGTGGCCCCGGTGGCGAGCCTGTACGTCAACGACTTCAACACGGCGGCACGGCGCACGTACACGAAGGTGGGCTTCCAGGAGGTCGGCGCCTTCACGAGCGTGCTCTTCTGA
- the ispG gene encoding flavodoxin-dependent (E)-4-hydroxy-3-methylbut-2-enyl-diphosphate synthase, whose amino-acid sequence MTAISLGMPSVPTKIAERRKSRQIQVGSVAVGGDAPVSVQSMTTTRTSDVGATLQQIAELTASGCQIVRVACPTQDDADVLSTIARKSQIPVIADIHFQPKYVFAAIEAGCAAVRVNPGNIKQFDDKVREIAKAAKEHGTPIRIGVNAGSLDRRLLQKYGKATPEALVESALWEASLFEEHDFRDIKISVKHNDPVVMIEAYRQLAAQCDYPLHLGVTEAGPAFQGTIKSAVAFGALLSEGIGDTIRVSLSAPPVEEVKVGNQILESLNLKQRGLEIVSCPSCGRAQVDVYKLAEEVTAGLTGMEVPLRVAVMGCVVNGPGEAREADLGVASGNGKGQIFVKGEVIKTVPESKIVETLIEEAMKLAEQMEAAGIASGEPSVSVAG is encoded by the coding sequence ATGACTGCGATTTCTCTCGGCATGCCGTCCGTCCCGACCAAAATCGCCGAGCGCCGCAAGAGCCGGCAGATCCAGGTCGGCTCCGTGGCGGTGGGCGGAGACGCCCCGGTGTCGGTGCAGTCGATGACGACGACGCGGACGTCGGACGTGGGCGCGACGCTGCAGCAGATCGCGGAGCTGACGGCGTCGGGGTGCCAGATCGTGCGGGTGGCGTGTCCGACGCAGGACGACGCGGACGTGCTGTCGACGATCGCGCGCAAGTCGCAGATCCCGGTGATCGCGGACATCCACTTCCAGCCGAAGTACGTGTTCGCGGCGATCGAGGCGGGCTGCGCGGCGGTGCGGGTGAACCCGGGCAACATCAAGCAGTTCGACGACAAGGTGCGGGAGATCGCGAAGGCGGCGAAGGAGCACGGCACGCCGATCCGCATCGGTGTCAACGCCGGTTCGCTGGACCGCCGGCTGCTGCAGAAGTACGGGAAGGCCACCCCGGAGGCGCTGGTGGAGTCGGCGCTGTGGGAGGCGTCGCTGTTCGAGGAGCACGACTTCCGCGACATCAAGATCTCGGTCAAGCACAACGACCCGGTGGTGATGATCGAGGCGTACCGGCAGCTCGCCGCGCAGTGCGACTACCCCCTGCACCTCGGCGTCACCGAGGCCGGCCCCGCCTTCCAGGGCACGATCAAGTCGGCGGTCGCCTTCGGCGCGCTGCTCTCCGAGGGCATCGGCGACACCATCCGGGTCTCCCTCTCGGCGCCGCCGGTGGAGGAGGTCAAGGTCGGCAACCAGATCCTGGAGTCCCTCAACCTCAAGCAGCGCGGTCTGGAGATCGTCTCCTGCCCGTCCTGCGGCCGCGCGCAGGTCGACGTCTACAAGCTCGCCGAAGAGGTCACCGCCGGCCTCACCGGCATGGAGGTCCCGCTGCGCGTCGCCGTCATGGGCTGCGTGGTCAACGGGCCCGGCGAGGCCCGCGAGGCCGACCTCGGCGTCGCCTCCGGCAACGGCAAGGGGCAGATCTTCGTGAAGGGCGAGGTCATCAAGACCGTCCCCGAGTCGAAGATCGTCGAGACCCTCATCGAGGAGGCCATGAAGCTGGCCGAGCAGATGGAAGCCGCGGGCATCGCCTCCGGCGAACCGTCCGTGTCGGTAGCAGGCTGA
- a CDS encoding RIP metalloprotease — MTALMMVLGIVVFVVGLLFSIAWHELGHLSTAKLFGIRVPQYMVGFGPTLFSRRKGETEYGFKAIPFGGYIRMIGMFPPGEDGRVTARSTSPWRGMIEDARSAAYEELQPGDETRMFYTRKPWKRVIVMFAGPFMNLVLAVGLFLTVLMGFGIQQQTTTVSSVSPCVISQSENRDACKSTDPASPAAAAGMKPGDKIVSFAGQRTDDWDKLSDLIRVSAGKDVAIVVDRKGQELTLHTTIATNQVAKKDSNGAYVQGEYVKAGFLGFSAATGVVQQDFGDSVSWMTDRVGEAVDSIAALPGKIPALWNAAFDGAPREPDSPMGVIGAARVGGEIFTLDIPASQQLAMAVMLVAGFNLSLFLFNMLPLLPLDGGHIAGALWESLRRNLAKLLRRPDPGPFDVAKLMPVAYVVAGVFICFTVLVLIADVVNPVKIS, encoded by the coding sequence ATGACAGCCCTGATGATGGTCCTCGGCATAGTCGTCTTCGTGGTCGGCCTGCTGTTCTCGATCGCCTGGCACGAGCTGGGCCACCTCTCCACGGCCAAACTCTTCGGCATCCGGGTGCCGCAGTACATGGTCGGCTTCGGCCCGACCCTCTTCTCGCGCAGGAAGGGCGAGACCGAGTACGGCTTCAAGGCCATCCCGTTCGGCGGCTACATCCGCATGATCGGCATGTTCCCGCCCGGCGAGGACGGCCGCGTGACGGCCCGCTCCACCTCCCCCTGGCGCGGCATGATCGAGGACGCCCGCTCGGCCGCCTACGAGGAGCTCCAGCCGGGCGACGAGACGCGCATGTTCTACACGCGCAAACCCTGGAAACGCGTCATCGTGATGTTCGCGGGCCCCTTCATGAACCTGGTGCTCGCGGTGGGCCTCTTCCTCACCGTCCTGATGGGCTTCGGCATCCAGCAGCAGACCACCACCGTCAGCTCGGTCTCCCCCTGCGTCATCTCGCAGAGCGAGAACCGCGACGCGTGCAAGTCGACCGACCCGGCCTCCCCGGCCGCGGCCGCTGGCATGAAGCCCGGGGACAAGATCGTCTCCTTCGCCGGGCAGCGGACGGACGACTGGGACAAGCTGTCCGACCTCATCCGGGTCAGCGCCGGCAAGGACGTGGCCATCGTCGTCGACCGCAAGGGCCAGGAGCTGACCCTGCACACGACGATCGCCACCAACCAGGTCGCCAAGAAGGACTCCAACGGGGCGTACGTCCAGGGCGAGTACGTCAAGGCCGGCTTCCTCGGCTTCAGCGCGGCCACCGGCGTCGTCCAGCAGGACTTCGGCGACTCGGTGTCCTGGATGACCGACCGGGTGGGCGAGGCCGTCGACTCCATCGCCGCCCTCCCCGGCAAGATCCCGGCCCTGTGGAACGCGGCCTTCGACGGCGCGCCCCGCGAGCCCGACTCGCCCATGGGCGTGATCGGCGCGGCCCGCGTCGGCGGTGAGATCTTCACCCTCGACATCCCGGCCTCGCAGCAGCTCGCGATGGCTGTGATGCTGGTCGCCGGCTTCAACCTCTCCCTGTTCCTGTTCAACATGCTCCCCCTGCTGCCCCTGGACGGCGGGCACATCGCGGGCGCCCTGTGGGAGTCGCTGCGCCGCAACCTGGCGAAGCTGCTGCGCAGGCCCGACCCGGGCCCGTTCGACGTGGCGAAGCTGATGCCGGTGGCCTACGTGGTCGCGGGCGTCTTCATCTGCTTCACCGTCCTGGTGCTGATCGCGGACGTGGTGAACCCGGTGAAGATCTCGTAG
- the dxr gene encoding 1-deoxy-D-xylulose-5-phosphate reductoisomerase, with translation MSDSPSPLADPHLVYDPVVGDGPKDVVVLGSTGSIGTQAIDLVLRNPDRFRVTGLSANGGRVALLAEQARLLRVRSVAVAREDVVPALREALAAEYGAGEPLPEILAGPDAATRLAASDCHTVLNGITGSIGLAPTLAALEAGRTLALANKESLIVGGPLVKALAKPGQIIPVDSEHAALFQALAGGARADVRKLVVTASGGPFRGRTRAQLANVTVEDALAHPTWSMGPVITINSATLVNKGLEVIEAHLLYDIPFSRIEVVVHPQSYVHSMVEFTDGSTLAQATPPDMRGPIAIGLGWPQRVPDAAPAFDWSTASTWEFFPLDDEAFPSVSLARHVGELAGTAPAVFNAANEECVEAFRKGALPFNGIMETVTRVVREHGTPATGTSLTVSDVLEAETWARARTQELTATAEARA, from the coding sequence ATGAGCGACAGTCCAAGCCCTCTCGCCGACCCGCACCTCGTCTACGACCCTGTCGTGGGCGACGGTCCCAAGGACGTGGTGGTCCTCGGCTCCACCGGCTCGATCGGCACCCAGGCCATCGACCTCGTGCTGCGCAACCCGGACCGGTTCCGGGTGACGGGCCTGTCCGCCAACGGCGGCCGGGTCGCCCTCCTCGCCGAACAGGCCCGGCTGCTGCGGGTGCGGAGCGTCGCGGTGGCCCGTGAGGACGTCGTGCCGGCCCTGCGCGAGGCGCTCGCCGCCGAGTACGGCGCGGGGGAGCCGCTGCCCGAGATCCTGGCCGGACCGGACGCGGCCACCCGGCTCGCCGCCTCCGACTGCCACACCGTCCTGAACGGCATCACGGGCTCCATCGGTCTCGCGCCCACCCTCGCCGCCCTGGAGGCGGGCCGCACCCTCGCGCTCGCCAACAAGGAGTCGCTCATCGTCGGCGGCCCGCTGGTCAAGGCGCTCGCGAAGCCCGGCCAGATCATCCCGGTGGACTCCGAGCACGCGGCCCTCTTCCAGGCCCTGGCCGGCGGCGCGCGGGCCGACGTCCGCAAGCTGGTCGTCACCGCCTCCGGCGGCCCCTTCCGAGGCCGCACCAGGGCGCAGCTGGCGAACGTCACGGTCGAGGACGCCCTCGCCCACCCCACCTGGTCCATGGGCCCGGTGATCACGATCAACTCCGCGACCCTCGTCAACAAGGGCCTGGAAGTCATCGAGGCGCACCTCCTCTACGACATTCCCTTCTCCCGGATTGAGGTGGTCGTGCACCCGCAGTCGTATGTCCACTCGATGGTTGAGTTCACGGACGGATCGACACTGGCGCAGGCGACGCCCCCCGACATGCGCGGGCCCATCGCCATCGGCCTCGGCTGGCCGCAGCGCGTTCCCGACGCGGCGCCCGCCTTCGACTGGAGCACCGCGTCGACCTGGGAGTTCTTCCCTCTCGACGACGAGGCGTTCCCCTCGGTGAGCCTCGCCCGGCATGTGGGCGAGCTCGCGGGTACGGCCCCGGCGGTGTTCAATGCCGCGAACGAGGAGTGCGTGGAGGCGTTCCGCAAGGGCGCGCTCCCGTTCAACGGGATCATGGAGACCGTCACCCGGGTCGTGCGGGAGCACGGCACGCCGGCGACGGGAACCTCACTCACCGTGTCGGACGTCCTCGAGGCGGAGACCTGGGCCCGGGCCCGGACACAAGAACTGACGGCTACCGCGGAGGCGCGTGCATGA